A genomic window from Aethina tumida isolate Nest 87 chromosome 4, icAetTumi1.1, whole genome shotgun sequence includes:
- the LOC109599745 gene encoding leucine-rich repeat and calponin homology domain-containing protein isoform X1 — protein MMAVLVTHVNGHIQNQLTRSLERILEEANQSGELKLSNRKLKDFPKANEKYNLSDTVIADLSKNRFSELPEEVTGFHFLEKLHCYHNAIRYIPDTVSSLQCLSFLDLSRNQLTTLPREICQLPIQILLVSNNKLSSLPDELSRMSQLTELDASCNQLTHLPPRLGELRSLQSLVLRNNLLLAVPVDVTNLKLVRLDLRANRIGTLPLEIKRMTMLIDLLVDDNPLTSPPASLCKRGRVHIFKYLENEAIKLDRRNGVTSSGTLNRKSRRSAGGSSPGPPHLADRLKHKRQNVDSGYSTSSDCYDKRWSQEIGSEAEKQWPPTPVSVRSVAEQNGTQSATSTPSTISPAPETNDEDYSKPGYCDYEKRDEQRNIRDYSVRLSPCTDSLTNGNGVEEKTKPLNQIQTYREYKEALKQQRAHDVPSIYRTKDNDDQSYNKTEPNTPTHHGVTAQTLSTSKSDPTPLNSAFGSPKHVFDDTASKKPVQKVTPSRNTSFSPAHHHITNGNGTVDGKASPASRPPQDYVKPKSPMKSATSAIMSHDNVPAVCNVNNANLSNGKSGPRSPGGGYTNGTSKGVNGMKGGRTITWNHDVSNDKMTFTMRREIDKAREETDLINQLRTIIETRLKMALPEDLAPSLTDGVVLCHLANHIKPRSVASIHVPSPAVPKLTMARCRRNVDNFIEACRKIGVDEGRLCSAIDVTEALEGRGLPRLVRTVETLLEIGDAAAPGDLSTERIPTAQDTTVSLLLLAMFFATVALLIAFPPPN, from the exons ATTTATCGAAGAACAGATTCAGCGAGCTTCCCGAGGAGGTGACCGGTTTCCATTTTTTAGAGAAACTACACTGTTATCACAATGCTATTCGGTATATACCGGACACGGTCAGCAGTTTGCAGTGTCTCAGTTTTCTGGATCTCAGCAGGAATCAACTGACCACTTTACCTAGGGAAATATGTCAGTTGCCTATACAG ATTCTTCTCGTGTCGAACAACAAGCTGTCCAGCCTGCCGGACGAGCTCAGCCGCATGTCGCAGCTGACGGAGCTGGACGCGTCCTGCAACCAGCTCACGCACCTGCCGCCCCGACTGGGCGAGCTGAGGTCGCTGCAGTCGCTGGTGCTGCGCAATAACCTGCTGCTCGCCGTGCCCGTCGACGTCACCAACTTGAAGCTCGTGAGGCTGGATCTCAGGGCCAATAGGATCGGCACGTTGCCGTTGGAGATCAAAAGGATGACCATGCTGATCGATCTGCTCGTCGACGATAATCCGCTCACTAGTCCTCCGGCCAGT TTGTGCAAAAGAGGCAGAGTCCACATCTTCAAGTATCTGGAGAATGAGGCCATAAAACTGGACAGGAGGAACGGCGTGACCAGTTCGGGCACGCTGAACAGGAAGTCGAGGAGGAGCGCCGGCGGTTCGTCACCCGGACCACCTCACCTGGCCGACAGACTGAAGCACAAGCGACAGAACGTGGACAGTGGTTACAGTACAAGCAGCGATTGTTACGACAAGCGATGGTCTCAGGAAATCGGCA GTGAGGCGGAGAAGCAATGGCCGCCGACTCCCGTTTCGGTCAGGTCTGTGGCGGAACAGAACGGGACGCAGTCCGCGACATCCACGCCGTCGACGATCTCACCTGCACCAGAAACGAACGATGAAGACTATTCCAAGCCTGGTTATTGTGATTATGAAAAGAGAGATGAGCAAAGGAACATTAGAGATTATAG TGTACGTCTTAGTCCTTGTACAGATAGTTTGACAAACGGTAACGGAGTAGAGGAGAAAACGAAACCGCTAAATCAAATACAAACGTAcag GGAGTACAAAGAAGCCTTAAAGCAACAGAGAGCGCACGACGTGCCTTCAATATACCGAACAAAAGATAACGACGACCAAAGCTACAACAAAACAGAACCAAACACCCCGACACACCACGGTGTGACCGCTCAAACCCTATCCACCTCGAAGTCCGATCCGACGCCGCTTAATTCGGCGTTCGGCAGTCCGAAGCATGTGTTCGACGACACGGCGTCGAAGAAACCGGTACAGAAAGTGACACCGTCGCGCAACACCTCATTCTCACCCGCCCATCACCACATCACGAACGGGAACGGTACCGTGGACGGGAAGGCGTCGCCGGCCAGTCGCCCGCCGCAGGACTACGTCAAGCCCAAATCGCCGATGAAGTCGGCCACGTCCGCGATCATGTCGCACGATAACGTTCCCGCCGTCTGCAATGTTAACAATGCGAATTTGTCGAACGGGAAAAGCGGCCCGAGGAGCCCCGGTGGTGGTTACACGAACGGCACATCTAAAGGTGTCAACGGCATGAAAGGCGGCAGGACTATAACTTGGAACCACGACGTGTCCAACGATAAAATGACGTTCACGATGAGGAGGGAGATCGACAAGGCTAGAGAGGAGACTGACCTAATCAACCAACTGAGGACT ATTATTGAGACTAGGTTGAAGATGGCTTTGCCTGAAGATCTGGCACCCTCTTTGACGGATGGTGTGGTGTTGTGCCACCTCGCCAACCACATTAAACCTAGGTCAGTCGCCAGTATACACGTGCCATCGCCTGCTGTT CCTAAATTGACGATGGCGAGGTGCAGGAGGAATGTGGACAATTTCATCGAAGCCTGTCGGAAAATTGGCGTAGATGAG GGCCGGCTGTGCAGCGCGATCGACGTGACCGAGGCACTGGAGGGCCGCGGCCTGCCACGACTCGTCCGCACCGTGGAAACGCTCCTCGAGATCGGAGACGCGGCGGCCCCCGGGGACTTAAGCACGGAGCGAATACCGACCGCGCAAGACACCACAGTCTCGCTACTGTTGCTTGCCATGTTCTTCGCCACTGTGGCGTTGCTTATCGCGTTCCCGCCCCCGAATTAA
- the LOC109599745 gene encoding leucine-rich repeat and calponin homology domain-containing protein isoform X2 — MMAVLVTHVNGHIQNQLTRSLERILEEANQSGELKLSNRKLKDFPKANEKYNLSDTVIADLSKNRFSELPEEVTGFHFLEKLHCYHNAIRYIPDTVSSLQCLSFLDLSRNQLTTLPREICQLPIQILLVSNNKLSSLPDELSRMSQLTELDASCNQLTHLPPRLGELRSLQSLVLRNNLLLAVPVDVTNLKLVRLDLRANRIGTLPLEIKRMTMLIDLLVDDNPLTSPPASLCKRGRVHIFKYLENEAIKLDRRNGVTSSGTLNRKSRRSAGGSSPGPPHLADRLKHKRQNVDSGYSTSSDCYDKRWSQEIGSEAEKQWPPTPVSVRSVAEQNGTQSATSTPSTISPAPETNDEDYSKPGYCDYEKRDEQRNIRDYREYKEALKQQRAHDVPSIYRTKDNDDQSYNKTEPNTPTHHGVTAQTLSTSKSDPTPLNSAFGSPKHVFDDTASKKPVQKVTPSRNTSFSPAHHHITNGNGTVDGKASPASRPPQDYVKPKSPMKSATSAIMSHDNVPAVCNVNNANLSNGKSGPRSPGGGYTNGTSKGVNGMKGGRTITWNHDVSNDKMTFTMRREIDKAREETDLINQLRTIIETRLKMALPEDLAPSLTDGVVLCHLANHIKPRSVASIHVPSPAVPKLTMARCRRNVDNFIEACRKIGVDEGRLCSAIDVTEALEGRGLPRLVRTVETLLEIGDAAAPGDLSTERIPTAQDTTVSLLLLAMFFATVALLIAFPPPN; from the exons ATTTATCGAAGAACAGATTCAGCGAGCTTCCCGAGGAGGTGACCGGTTTCCATTTTTTAGAGAAACTACACTGTTATCACAATGCTATTCGGTATATACCGGACACGGTCAGCAGTTTGCAGTGTCTCAGTTTTCTGGATCTCAGCAGGAATCAACTGACCACTTTACCTAGGGAAATATGTCAGTTGCCTATACAG ATTCTTCTCGTGTCGAACAACAAGCTGTCCAGCCTGCCGGACGAGCTCAGCCGCATGTCGCAGCTGACGGAGCTGGACGCGTCCTGCAACCAGCTCACGCACCTGCCGCCCCGACTGGGCGAGCTGAGGTCGCTGCAGTCGCTGGTGCTGCGCAATAACCTGCTGCTCGCCGTGCCCGTCGACGTCACCAACTTGAAGCTCGTGAGGCTGGATCTCAGGGCCAATAGGATCGGCACGTTGCCGTTGGAGATCAAAAGGATGACCATGCTGATCGATCTGCTCGTCGACGATAATCCGCTCACTAGTCCTCCGGCCAGT TTGTGCAAAAGAGGCAGAGTCCACATCTTCAAGTATCTGGAGAATGAGGCCATAAAACTGGACAGGAGGAACGGCGTGACCAGTTCGGGCACGCTGAACAGGAAGTCGAGGAGGAGCGCCGGCGGTTCGTCACCCGGACCACCTCACCTGGCCGACAGACTGAAGCACAAGCGACAGAACGTGGACAGTGGTTACAGTACAAGCAGCGATTGTTACGACAAGCGATGGTCTCAGGAAATCGGCA GTGAGGCGGAGAAGCAATGGCCGCCGACTCCCGTTTCGGTCAGGTCTGTGGCGGAACAGAACGGGACGCAGTCCGCGACATCCACGCCGTCGACGATCTCACCTGCACCAGAAACGAACGATGAAGACTATTCCAAGCCTGGTTATTGTGATTATGAAAAGAGAGATGAGCAAAGGAACATTAGAGATTATAG GGAGTACAAAGAAGCCTTAAAGCAACAGAGAGCGCACGACGTGCCTTCAATATACCGAACAAAAGATAACGACGACCAAAGCTACAACAAAACAGAACCAAACACCCCGACACACCACGGTGTGACCGCTCAAACCCTATCCACCTCGAAGTCCGATCCGACGCCGCTTAATTCGGCGTTCGGCAGTCCGAAGCATGTGTTCGACGACACGGCGTCGAAGAAACCGGTACAGAAAGTGACACCGTCGCGCAACACCTCATTCTCACCCGCCCATCACCACATCACGAACGGGAACGGTACCGTGGACGGGAAGGCGTCGCCGGCCAGTCGCCCGCCGCAGGACTACGTCAAGCCCAAATCGCCGATGAAGTCGGCCACGTCCGCGATCATGTCGCACGATAACGTTCCCGCCGTCTGCAATGTTAACAATGCGAATTTGTCGAACGGGAAAAGCGGCCCGAGGAGCCCCGGTGGTGGTTACACGAACGGCACATCTAAAGGTGTCAACGGCATGAAAGGCGGCAGGACTATAACTTGGAACCACGACGTGTCCAACGATAAAATGACGTTCACGATGAGGAGGGAGATCGACAAGGCTAGAGAGGAGACTGACCTAATCAACCAACTGAGGACT ATTATTGAGACTAGGTTGAAGATGGCTTTGCCTGAAGATCTGGCACCCTCTTTGACGGATGGTGTGGTGTTGTGCCACCTCGCCAACCACATTAAACCTAGGTCAGTCGCCAGTATACACGTGCCATCGCCTGCTGTT CCTAAATTGACGATGGCGAGGTGCAGGAGGAATGTGGACAATTTCATCGAAGCCTGTCGGAAAATTGGCGTAGATGAG GGCCGGCTGTGCAGCGCGATCGACGTGACCGAGGCACTGGAGGGCCGCGGCCTGCCACGACTCGTCCGCACCGTGGAAACGCTCCTCGAGATCGGAGACGCGGCGGCCCCCGGGGACTTAAGCACGGAGCGAATACCGACCGCGCAAGACACCACAGTCTCGCTACTGTTGCTTGCCATGTTCTTCGCCACTGTGGCGTTGCTTATCGCGTTCCCGCCCCCGAATTAA
- the LOC109599745 gene encoding leucine-rich repeat and calponin homology domain-containing protein isoform X3 gives MMAVLVTHVNGHIQNQLTRSLERILEEANQSGELKLSNRKLKDFPKANEKYNLSDTVIADLSKNRFSELPEEVTGFHFLEKLHCYHNAIRYIPDTVSSLQCLSFLDLSRNQLTTLPREICQLPIQILLVSNNKLSSLPDELSRMSQLTELDASCNQLTHLPPRLGELRSLQSLVLRNNLLLAVPVDVTNLKLVRLDLRANRIGTLPLEIKRMTMLIDLLVDDNPLTSPPASLCKRGRVHIFKYLENEAIKLDRRNGVTSSGTLNRKSRRSAGGSSPGPPHLADRLKHKRQNVDSGYSTSSDCYDKRWSQEIGSEAEKQWPPTPVSVRSVAEQNGTQSATSTPSTISPAPETNDEDYSKPGYCDYEKRDEQRNIRDYSVRLSPCTDSLTNGNGVEEKTKPLNQIQTYREYKEALKQQRAHDVPSIYRTKDNDDQSYNKTEPNTPTHHGVTAQTLSTSKSDPTPLNSAFGSPKHVFDDTASKKPVQKVTPSRNTSFSPAHHHITNGNGTVDGKASPASRPPQDYVKPKSPMKSATSAIMSHDNVPAVCNVNNANLSNGKSGPRSPGGGYTNGTSKGVNGMKGGRTITWNHDVSNDKMTFTMRREIDKAREETDLINQLRTIIETRLKMALPEDLAPSLTDGVVLCHLANHIKPRSVASIHVPSPAVPKLTMARCRRNVDNFIEACRKIGVDENLVCCASDVLEGKGLVQVAITVTELLRFHSPRSPLHTSSISTVV, from the exons ATTTATCGAAGAACAGATTCAGCGAGCTTCCCGAGGAGGTGACCGGTTTCCATTTTTTAGAGAAACTACACTGTTATCACAATGCTATTCGGTATATACCGGACACGGTCAGCAGTTTGCAGTGTCTCAGTTTTCTGGATCTCAGCAGGAATCAACTGACCACTTTACCTAGGGAAATATGTCAGTTGCCTATACAG ATTCTTCTCGTGTCGAACAACAAGCTGTCCAGCCTGCCGGACGAGCTCAGCCGCATGTCGCAGCTGACGGAGCTGGACGCGTCCTGCAACCAGCTCACGCACCTGCCGCCCCGACTGGGCGAGCTGAGGTCGCTGCAGTCGCTGGTGCTGCGCAATAACCTGCTGCTCGCCGTGCCCGTCGACGTCACCAACTTGAAGCTCGTGAGGCTGGATCTCAGGGCCAATAGGATCGGCACGTTGCCGTTGGAGATCAAAAGGATGACCATGCTGATCGATCTGCTCGTCGACGATAATCCGCTCACTAGTCCTCCGGCCAGT TTGTGCAAAAGAGGCAGAGTCCACATCTTCAAGTATCTGGAGAATGAGGCCATAAAACTGGACAGGAGGAACGGCGTGACCAGTTCGGGCACGCTGAACAGGAAGTCGAGGAGGAGCGCCGGCGGTTCGTCACCCGGACCACCTCACCTGGCCGACAGACTGAAGCACAAGCGACAGAACGTGGACAGTGGTTACAGTACAAGCAGCGATTGTTACGACAAGCGATGGTCTCAGGAAATCGGCA GTGAGGCGGAGAAGCAATGGCCGCCGACTCCCGTTTCGGTCAGGTCTGTGGCGGAACAGAACGGGACGCAGTCCGCGACATCCACGCCGTCGACGATCTCACCTGCACCAGAAACGAACGATGAAGACTATTCCAAGCCTGGTTATTGTGATTATGAAAAGAGAGATGAGCAAAGGAACATTAGAGATTATAG TGTACGTCTTAGTCCTTGTACAGATAGTTTGACAAACGGTAACGGAGTAGAGGAGAAAACGAAACCGCTAAATCAAATACAAACGTAcag GGAGTACAAAGAAGCCTTAAAGCAACAGAGAGCGCACGACGTGCCTTCAATATACCGAACAAAAGATAACGACGACCAAAGCTACAACAAAACAGAACCAAACACCCCGACACACCACGGTGTGACCGCTCAAACCCTATCCACCTCGAAGTCCGATCCGACGCCGCTTAATTCGGCGTTCGGCAGTCCGAAGCATGTGTTCGACGACACGGCGTCGAAGAAACCGGTACAGAAAGTGACACCGTCGCGCAACACCTCATTCTCACCCGCCCATCACCACATCACGAACGGGAACGGTACCGTGGACGGGAAGGCGTCGCCGGCCAGTCGCCCGCCGCAGGACTACGTCAAGCCCAAATCGCCGATGAAGTCGGCCACGTCCGCGATCATGTCGCACGATAACGTTCCCGCCGTCTGCAATGTTAACAATGCGAATTTGTCGAACGGGAAAAGCGGCCCGAGGAGCCCCGGTGGTGGTTACACGAACGGCACATCTAAAGGTGTCAACGGCATGAAAGGCGGCAGGACTATAACTTGGAACCACGACGTGTCCAACGATAAAATGACGTTCACGATGAGGAGGGAGATCGACAAGGCTAGAGAGGAGACTGACCTAATCAACCAACTGAGGACT ATTATTGAGACTAGGTTGAAGATGGCTTTGCCTGAAGATCTGGCACCCTCTTTGACGGATGGTGTGGTGTTGTGCCACCTCGCCAACCACATTAAACCTAGGTCAGTCGCCAGTATACACGTGCCATCGCCTGCTGTT CCTAAATTGACGATGGCGAGGTGCAGGAGGAATGTGGACAATTTCATCGAAGCCTGTCGGAAAATTGGCGTAGATGAG aatttgGTTTGCTGCGCCTCCGACGTGTTGGAAGGAAAGGGTCTGGTGCAGGTGGCGATCACGGTCACCGAGCTCCTGCGGTTCCACTCGCCCAGGTCTCCGCTGCATACCAGCTCTATATCAACTGTGGTCTAA
- the LOC109599746 gene encoding RISC-loading complex subunit tarbp2, translating into MSKICKTPVMILQELAQKYHWAPPEYNIVNCITGSHINKYDFEVSVHNIVAGGTGPSKQLGKHNAAYNALQLLKDLDLFNEEENPIQKFGGDTNTTVPVNETSSNIHMGYINELRDICMEYKLADPFFEEISGTGPAHAREFTYQCTVSSIKTEATAGTKKVAKQMAAQKLLERVKEIIPQLQSESTSIPFQEVTSKINELKLFDEVIENKSISILDYTEAIPNLIKERYLTKEDFLEYFNKKDMESFETLLNKLDLRHQFKNLSGKNCVIVSLSISCDVPFTLIGLGSTEEEAKQDALSQAFRHIEVYIKSM; encoded by the exons ATGTCGAAAATTTGCAAAACACCTGTAATGATCCTGCAGGAACTCGCTCAGAAGTATCACTGGGCGCCCCCCGAGTACAACATAGTAAATTGCATAACGGGAAGTCACATAAACAAATACGATTTTGAGGTGTCCGTACACAACATCGTGGCCGGCGGCACCGGCCCTTCAAAACAGTTGGGCAAACACAATGCGGCCTACAATGCCTTGCAACTGCTGAAGGACCTGGATCTGTTTAATGAAGAAGAGAATCCCATACAAAAGTTCGGTGGTGACACGAATACGACAGTACCGGTAAACGAGACCAGTTCAAACATCCACATGGGATACATCA ATGAACTAAGGGATATTTGTATGGAATATAAATTGGCGGACCccttttttgaagaaatatcAGGGACAGGACCGGCACATGCCAGAGAATTTACATATCAGTGCACTGTCTCATCTATAAAAACTGAAGCAACTGCTGGCACTAAAAAAGTAGCAAAACAAATGGCTGCCCAAAAGTTACTCGAAAG GGTGAAAGAAATTATACCACAACTACAATCGGAATCTACATCCATCCCATTTCAAGAAGttacaagtaaaattaatgaacttaAACTATTCGATGAagttattgaaaacaaatctATTTCAATTTTGGACTATACTGAAGCAATACCCAACTTAATAAAGGAAAGGTACTTAACTAAAGAAGATTTCCTAGAG tatttcaataaaaaggaTATGGAGAGTTTTGAAaccttgttaaataaattggacCTAAgacatcaatttaaaaacttatctGGGAAGAATTGCGTCATAGTATCCCTTTCAATAAGCTGTGATGTTCCCTTTACACTTATTGGCTTAGGAAGTACTGAGGAAGAAGCAAAGCAGGATGCTCTGTCCCAGGCATTTAGACATATTGAAGTTTACATAAAATCTATGTAA
- the LOC109606341 gene encoding NADH dehydrogenase [ubiquinone] 1 alpha subcomplex assembly factor 3: MNKIPTFLASRVFSNAIKRTIHQTRQLRGTKTYEGEGKTTLNILNKEADVGLMIDAFSQVGFRLNNGITILGPMVIFPRSVLSWNIRDLNDINEESLSLFKILEPKVDILVIGIGDKTENFDFMHQLMPFSKKFKISFEVLPTEPACSTFNFLNAEGRNVAACMIPPMDIKTTDDDELNTKLRYAELYGPD, translated from the exons atgaataaaattcCAACTTTTCTCGCAAGTCGGGTGTTCTCCAACGCAATTAA GCGCACCATTCATCAAACGAGACAGTTGCGTGGAACCAAAACTTACGAGGGAGAAGGCAAAACCACccttaatatattgaataaagaGGCCGATGTTGGTCTAATGATAGACGCATTTAGTCAA gTTGGCTTTCGACTGAACAATGGCATTACAATTTTGGGACCTATGGTGATTTTTCCTAg GTCCGTTTTGTCGTGGAACATAAGAGACTTGAATGACATAAATGAGGAGTCattgagtttatttaaaatactagaaCCGAAAGTAGACATATTAGTAATAGGCATAGGGGATAAAACTGAGAACTTTGATTTTATGCATCAGTTAATGCCGTTTtcaaagaaattcaaaatatcatttgaggtGTTGCCTACAGAACCAGCTTgttcaacttttaattttttgaatgctGAGGGACGAAATGTAGCTGCGTGTATGATCCCCCCTATGGATATAAAGACAACTGATGATGATGAATTAAACACAAAACTGAGATATGCCGAACTCTATGGCCCAGACTAA
- the LOC109606340 gene encoding DNA-directed RNA polymerases I, II, and III subunit RPABC2, translating into MADDEYDDNDVRDDFDDDVEDDNIEELEQPEEEGDNIDILAPGQAGGGVPKNKRITTKYMTKYERARVLGTRALQIAMCAPVMVELDGETDPLQIAMKELKQRKIPIIIRRYLPDQSYEDWGIDELIIIDH; encoded by the exons atggcGGACGACGAATACGACGATAATGATGTGCGCGACGACTTCGACGACGATGTTGAGGACGACAACATCGAAGAACTTGAGCAACCGGAGGAGGAAGGCGACAACATCGATATTTTGGCCCCAGGACAAGCAGGGGGAGGTGTAcccaaaaataaaagaataaccACCAAGTACATGACTAAATACGAAAGGGCTCGGGTCTTAG GTACTCGGGCACTGCAAATAGCCATGTGTGCACCTGTTATGGTGGAACTGGACGGAGAAACTGACCCTCTACAAATCGCAATGAAAGAGTTGAAGCAGCGTAAAATTCCCATCATTATTAGGAGGTATTTGCCTGATCAGTCCTATGAAGACTGGGGCATTGATGAGTTGATTATTATTGATCATTGA
- the LOC109606338 gene encoding uncharacterized protein LOC109606338 produces the protein MNFYYYNLCHVCKTHTKELRRCSSCKLMSYCGREHQIDDWKNHRKLCKILRNLRLNNSEIDNYQQLSDYKTRFQLLTTSLLKRQLKKFETQIMMFPRICNVCFSMNNLFDCEDCLNVYYCSDEHQKEDTAHARYCPLLKLCMDTECYMYFNKIPNMEPSSVPFCTEFPDSVEGFMSLLNYTKDFPTREDHIKYIVKADYVVPFANFINVLKVCDKLDSAELVIHLAGAENYEQCIDWLFTFECLFHWMHNLRQIKVMLIGPELIIESKKTDFDFVLCSYCKTVKRKAQITCYNNFYVDVIKTIEKPTFVVAFNSGIHMNEKYPLIDTWETSLKSLIHYPDIPLLLTAYADDELTSDLQRLKKIEPNLDVLYYGRNPMSSIRPIRNFVTDGVPIFYIQEFAAIVCSRE, from the coding sequence atgaatttctaCTATTACAATTTGTGCCATGTGTGCAAAACACATACGAAGGAATTGCGCCGTTGTTCGTCGTGCAAATTGATGAGCTACTGCGGTAGGGAGCATCAAATCGACGATTGGAAGAACCACAGAAAGTTGTGCAAAATTCTTCGAAACCTAAGACTGAACAATAGCGAAATAGATAATTACCAACAGCTGTCCGATTACAAGACTAGGTTTCAGCTGTTGACAACGTCGTTGTTGAAACGacaattaaagaaattcgAAACGCAGATTATGATGTTTCCAAGGATATGTAATGTGTGTTTTTCtatgaataatttgtttgattgCGAGGACTGTCTGAATGTGTACTATTGCAGTGATGAACACCAAAAGGAAGACACAGCTCATGCAAGATATTGTCCTTTGTTGAAACTATGTATGGATACTGAGTGTTAtatgtatttcaataaaattccaaACATGGAACCCAGCAGTGTGCCATTTTGCACTGAATTCCCTGACTCTGTTGAAGGTTTCATGTCCTTGCTAAACTACACTAAAGACTTTCCAACAAGGGAAGATCACATTAAGTATATCGTAAAAGCTGATTATGTAGTACCATttgcaaatttcattaatgtattaaaGGTCTGTGATAAATTAGATAGTGCTGAATTAGTTATTCACTTAGCTGGTGCAGAAAATTATGAACAATGCATAGATTGGCTGTTCACTTTTGAATGTCTATTCCACTGGATGCACAATTTGAGGCAAATCAAAGTAATGCTAATAGGACCAGAACTGattattgaaagtaaaaaGACTGATTTTGATTTTGTCTTATGCTCCTACTGTAAAACAGTGAAAAGAAAGGCACAAATCACCTGTTACAACAATTTCTATGTTGATGTCATCAAAACCATTGAAAAACCAACATTTGTAGTTGCATTTAACAGTGGCATCCAcatgaatgaaaaatatccCCTTATTGATACATGGGAAAccagtttaaaaagtttaattcacTATCCTGATATTCCACTTCTATTAACTGCCTATGCTGATGATGAATTAACCAGTGATCTACAAAGACTGAAGAAAATTGAACCAAACTTAGATGTCCTGTACTATGGACGAAATCCCATGAGTAGTATTAGACCCATCAGAAACTTTGTCACTGACGGCGTTCCAATCTTCTATATACAAGAGTTTGCTGCTATCGTCTGCAGTCGAGAATAA